From Actinopolymorpha cephalotaxi, one genomic window encodes:
- a CDS encoding alpha/beta fold hydrolase — protein MTNSTTTPPRGSGPPPGAGTSGHLPVNGLNMYYEVHGEGRPLVLLHGELTTIGTSFGSILPLLAGNHRVVAVEQQAHGHTADIERPLTYEQLADDTAAALRHLSVRDADILGFGMGSGIAVCLAIRHPELVRKLVLATPAYDRDGFHPGVVEDMAALSPEHLAGSAFEEDYLRTAPRPQDWPVLIERVKRLNLEFVGWPEEAVAAIRAPALIVVGDSDVVRPEHALSMFRLLGGGVAGDVAGLPSSQLAVLPGTGHLALMERAEWLTPMVEAFLETPVRAKP, from the coding sequence ATGACCAACTCCACGACCACGCCACCGCGCGGTTCGGGCCCACCGCCGGGTGCCGGCACGAGCGGCCACCTGCCGGTGAACGGCCTGAACATGTACTACGAGGTGCACGGCGAGGGCCGCCCGCTGGTCCTGCTGCACGGTGAGCTCACCACCATCGGCACGTCGTTCGGCTCGATCCTGCCGCTGCTGGCCGGCAATCACCGGGTGGTCGCCGTCGAACAGCAGGCGCACGGCCACACCGCCGACATCGAACGCCCGCTCACCTACGAACAGCTGGCCGACGACACCGCGGCCGCGCTGCGCCACCTGTCCGTACGCGATGCCGACATTCTCGGCTTCGGCATGGGCAGCGGCATCGCCGTCTGTCTCGCCATCCGCCATCCCGAACTCGTGCGCAAGCTGGTGCTGGCCACCCCCGCCTACGACCGGGACGGCTTTCACCCCGGCGTGGTCGAGGACATGGCCGCGCTGTCGCCCGAACACCTCGCGGGCAGTGCGTTCGAGGAGGACTACCTGCGCACCGCGCCCAGGCCGCAGGACTGGCCGGTGCTGATCGAACGCGTGAAGCGGCTCAACCTGGAGTTCGTCGGCTGGCCGGAGGAGGCGGTGGCGGCCATCAGGGCGCCGGCGCTGATCGTCGTGGGCGACTCCGACGTCGTACGCCCGGAGCACGCACTGTCGATGTTCCGCCTGCTCGGCGGCGGAGTGGCCGGTGACGTCGCCGGACTGCCCAGCTCCCAGCTCGCCGTCCTCCCGGGCACCGGGCACCTCGCGCTGATGGAGCGCGCCGAGTGGCTGACGCCCATGGTCGAGGCGTTCCTGGAGACTCCCGTACGCGCGAAACCCTGA
- a CDS encoding MBL fold metallo-hydrolase — translation MKLTKFGHACVRLDKDGRAIVVDPGVMTPEAEALNGADAVLVTHEHLDHLDADRLAESTLPVYTCPGVARHLTGLGERVHVVNDGESFSVAGFEVTVVGRKHHLSHPDVPPVDNVGFLVDGEVFHPGDALTVVDVPTLLLPGQAPWLTAPAMIGYLREVAPLRAYAIHDGLLNEWGLRVLDDVLAMEAQRAGTEIRRPRAGESVKLGDL, via the coding sequence ATGAAGCTCACGAAGTTCGGCCACGCGTGCGTACGCCTGGACAAGGACGGCCGGGCGATCGTCGTCGACCCCGGGGTGATGACGCCGGAGGCAGAGGCGCTGAACGGAGCCGACGCCGTCCTCGTCACCCACGAACACCTCGACCACCTTGACGCCGACCGGTTGGCGGAGTCGACGCTGCCCGTCTACACCTGCCCGGGCGTGGCCCGGCACCTGACCGGGCTCGGCGAGCGGGTGCACGTGGTGAACGACGGCGAATCGTTCTCCGTCGCGGGGTTCGAGGTGACGGTGGTGGGCCGCAAGCACCACCTCAGCCACCCGGACGTGCCGCCGGTGGACAACGTCGGCTTCCTGGTCGACGGGGAGGTGTTCCATCCGGGCGACGCGCTGACGGTGGTGGACGTACCCACGCTGCTGTTGCCCGGCCAGGCTCCTTGGCTGACGGCGCCCGCCATGATCGGCTACCTGCGTGAGGTCGCACCGCTGCGCGCGTACGCCATCCACGACGGACTGCTCAACGAGTGGGGGCTGCGAGTCCTGGACGACGTCCTCGCCATGGAGGCCCAGCGGGCCGGCACCGAGATCCGGCGGCCGAGAGCAGGCGAAAGCGTCAAACTCGGCGACCTCTGA
- a CDS encoding sulfatase, which produces MRRRPHIVVVGIDTLRPDHLGCYGYQHPTSPGLDGLAAQSVVFDAFCAAGIPTTPAFTTLLTGLHPLVHQVVTHPARHRMGGRIAGLPQLAQEAGYHTAACDNLVVQGSGRGSWFARGFEQYSGFVYTPFGDQSARITDAALSLAADAAGAPGDDPLLLFVHYWDPHTPYGPRPPYDTLHYEPGSGPFDLADVRALSPDYYDAFLADMRLAHPDDYAYVVAQYDGEISQVDAQVTRLVDGLTGLGLWDDTVFVVLSDHGECFGEGDFHFDHHGLYDAVTRTALMMRVPDLAPGRRGALVSHEDLLPTLCDLGDIPLPAYPLTGTSLLPVLADPTAPGREHVLTVESTRQASISVRTPHHKLIQPVTALADGTALPDFYGRPRRPDPLVFDLYADPDESRDLSAECPALTERLRGLLERERSRLLAYHDGPDPLLTQGLGLPFDRFLSRVLARASAGR; this is translated from the coding sequence GTGCGAAGGCGTCCGCACATCGTCGTGGTGGGGATCGACACGCTGCGTCCGGACCATCTGGGGTGCTACGGCTACCAGCACCCGACGTCTCCGGGTCTGGACGGGCTCGCCGCGCAGAGCGTCGTCTTCGACGCGTTCTGCGCGGCGGGCATTCCCACCACGCCCGCGTTCACCACGTTGCTCACCGGGCTGCACCCACTGGTGCACCAGGTCGTCACCCACCCGGCGCGGCACCGGATGGGTGGGCGGATCGCCGGCCTGCCGCAACTCGCGCAGGAGGCGGGCTACCACACCGCGGCGTGTGACAACCTCGTCGTGCAGGGGTCCGGCCGGGGCAGCTGGTTCGCCCGCGGGTTCGAGCAGTACTCCGGCTTCGTCTACACGCCGTTCGGCGACCAGAGCGCGCGCATCACCGACGCGGCGCTGTCCCTGGCCGCCGACGCCGCCGGCGCTCCCGGGGACGACCCGCTGCTGCTGTTCGTGCACTACTGGGACCCACACACGCCCTACGGTCCGCGGCCGCCGTACGACACCCTCCACTACGAGCCGGGGTCCGGACCGTTCGACCTGGCCGACGTCCGCGCGCTGTCGCCGGACTACTACGACGCGTTCCTCGCCGACATGCGGCTGGCCCACCCCGACGACTACGCCTACGTCGTCGCGCAGTACGACGGCGAGATCAGCCAGGTCGACGCGCAGGTGACCCGGCTCGTCGACGGGCTCACCGGCCTCGGCCTGTGGGACGACACGGTGTTCGTCGTCCTGTCCGACCACGGCGAGTGCTTCGGCGAGGGCGACTTCCACTTCGACCACCACGGGCTGTACGACGCGGTGACCCGCACGGCCCTGATGATGCGGGTGCCCGACCTCGCACCGGGCAGGCGCGGCGCCCTCGTCTCCCACGAGGACCTGCTGCCGACGCTGTGCGACCTGGGCGACATCCCGTTGCCGGCGTACCCGCTGACCGGCACCAGCCTGCTCCCCGTACTCGCCGATCCCACCGCGCCCGGCCGGGAGCACGTACTGACGGTGGAGTCCACCCGGCAGGCCTCGATCTCGGTACGAACGCCTCACCACAAGCTGATCCAGCCGGTCACCGCGCTCGCCGACGGCACGGCGTTGCCGGACTTCTACGGCCGACCGCGCCGTCCGGACCCGCTGGTGTTCGACCTGTACGCCGACCCGGACGAGTCCCGCGATCTGTCCGCCGAGTGCCCGGCGCTGACCGAACGCCTGCGGGGCCTGCTGGAGCGGGAGCGGTCCCGGCTGCTGGCGTACCACGACGGCCCGGATCCCCTGCTCACACAGGGACTCGGCCTGCCGTTCGACCGTTTCCTGTCACGGGTGCTCGCCCGCGCCTCCGCCGGCCGCTGA
- a CDS encoding sulfatase family protein, whose protein sequence is MTETAGRKPPNIVVIALDTQRADHLGCYGYGRDTSPNIDAFANQGVVFEHCIAPNIPTHPSFTTLFSGKEAITHDIVNIGGGVPVADGVRLLPEILRDNGYATAAVDNMGRHFTRGYERYEQYQWDRSDPTVLRKAETVTNLALPVLDDLVADERPFFCFLHYWDPHTPYLPPPGYEDLYTDSGRDPYDPDNRSMDEAWSWEPFKWYFHDWMPGVTDAQHVIDLYDGEIRYMDEHLARVFAALERVREDTIVVITADHGEVLNEQLGYFDHHGLYEGNVHIPLIFSWPGTLPAGKRIPGLVQNLDVAQTLLDAAGIPQREHMEGLSLFPVLSGVRDGNYDTVYLSEATWEVKRGLRTDRWKFIRAIEPDPHGRPMVELYDLHADPGEQNNIAEREPVVVKELSDRLDAWLSRRLAETGKTRDPVAEQGACASNIGTPKPEEVVGAGATPLRERVGGGAAGIPDPSELNAGR, encoded by the coding sequence ATGACGGAGACCGCCGGGCGCAAACCGCCGAACATCGTCGTGATCGCGCTGGACACCCAGCGCGCGGACCACCTCGGCTGCTACGGCTACGGCCGCGACACCAGCCCGAACATCGACGCGTTCGCCAACCAGGGTGTGGTGTTCGAACATTGCATCGCGCCGAACATCCCGACCCACCCGAGCTTCACCACGTTGTTCTCCGGCAAGGAGGCGATCACCCACGACATCGTCAACATCGGCGGCGGTGTGCCGGTCGCCGACGGCGTACGCCTGCTGCCGGAGATCCTTCGGGACAACGGGTACGCCACCGCGGCGGTGGACAACATGGGGCGGCACTTCACCCGCGGCTACGAACGCTACGAGCAGTACCAGTGGGACCGTTCGGACCCGACGGTGCTGCGCAAGGCCGAGACGGTGACGAACCTCGCGCTGCCGGTGCTGGACGATCTCGTCGCCGACGAGCGGCCGTTCTTCTGCTTCCTGCACTACTGGGACCCGCACACGCCCTACCTCCCGCCGCCCGGCTATGAGGACCTCTACACCGACAGCGGCCGGGACCCCTACGACCCGGACAACCGCAGCATGGACGAGGCGTGGAGCTGGGAACCGTTCAAGTGGTACTTCCACGACTGGATGCCCGGCGTCACCGACGCCCAGCACGTGATCGACCTGTACGACGGCGAGATCCGCTACATGGACGAGCACCTCGCCCGGGTCTTCGCCGCACTCGAACGCGTCCGCGAGGACACGATCGTGGTGATCACCGCCGACCACGGCGAGGTGCTGAACGAACAGCTCGGCTACTTCGACCACCACGGGCTGTACGAGGGCAACGTGCACATCCCGCTGATCTTCTCCTGGCCGGGAACGCTGCCCGCGGGCAAGCGCATACCCGGCCTGGTGCAGAACCTCGACGTCGCGCAGACGCTGCTCGACGCCGCGGGCATCCCCCAACGGGAGCACATGGAGGGGCTCAGCCTTTTCCCCGTCCTGTCCGGCGTACGCGACGGCAACTACGACACGGTCTACCTGTCCGAGGCGACCTGGGAAGTCAAGCGGGGCTTGCGTACCGACCGGTGGAAGTTCATCCGGGCGATCGAGCCGGACCCGCACGGACGGCCGATGGTCGAGTTGTACGACCTGCACGCCGACCCGGGCGAGCAGAACAACATCGCCGAACGCGAACCCGTTGTGGTGAAGGAGCTTTCGGACCGGTTGGACGCGTGGCTGTCCCGGCGGCTGGCCGAGACCGGGAAGACCCGGGACCCGGTGGCCGAGCAGGGCGCCTGCGCGTCGAACATCGGCACGCCGAAGCCGGAGGAGGTGGTCGGCGCGGGCGCGACACCGCTCCGCGAACGCGTCGGCGGGGGCGCGGCCGGCATCCCTGACCCGAGCGAGCTCAACGCCGGCCGCTGA
- a CDS encoding Gfo/Idh/MocA family protein, with amino-acid sequence MLRVAVVGLGNIGKTHSRYYSENPDAELVALCDIDAGRVDPVAKTYGVLAYHDLGEMLAAERPDAVSIATAGPENGGHHYEPTMQAIEAGVHVLVEKPISNNIEHAREMVRAARERGVLMGVNLNHRFTPAAERAKKLQKDGTLGEVLFLNMALWINNPNESSPWFHLRALHPHSIDVMRYFGGPITKVQAFCHKGPGRQIWSNASVNVQFASGAVGHLTGSYDASGLHPIERCEVGGSAGRLVIENVYQKLEFFPRTSPEKLVVENSIMGGMGTFNETFRNRINAFVSQVSAGGPLDASGEDGLAAQEVIEAAIRSFENGTIEEVAG; translated from the coding sequence ATGTTGCGTGTGGCAGTCGTCGGCCTGGGCAACATCGGCAAGACGCACTCCCGCTACTACTCGGAGAACCCCGACGCCGAGCTCGTCGCCCTGTGCGACATCGACGCCGGCCGGGTCGACCCGGTGGCCAAGACGTACGGCGTACTGGCCTATCACGACCTCGGTGAGATGCTCGCCGCCGAACGCCCGGACGCGGTGAGCATCGCCACCGCCGGACCGGAGAACGGCGGCCACCACTACGAGCCGACGATGCAGGCGATCGAGGCCGGCGTGCACGTGCTGGTGGAGAAGCCGATCTCCAACAACATCGAGCACGCCCGGGAGATGGTCCGGGCGGCCAGGGAGCGCGGCGTCCTGATGGGCGTCAACCTCAACCACCGGTTCACCCCGGCGGCCGAACGCGCCAAGAAGCTGCAGAAGGACGGCACGCTCGGCGAGGTGCTGTTCCTCAACATGGCGCTGTGGATCAACAACCCGAACGAGAGCTCGCCGTGGTTCCACCTGCGGGCGCTGCACCCGCACTCGATCGACGTGATGCGGTACTTCGGCGGGCCGATCACCAAGGTGCAGGCCTTCTGCCACAAGGGTCCGGGCCGCCAGATCTGGTCCAACGCGTCGGTCAACGTGCAGTTCGCCAGCGGCGCGGTCGGTCACCTGACCGGCAGCTACGACGCCAGCGGCCTGCACCCGATCGAGCGGTGCGAGGTCGGCGGCAGCGCCGGTCGGCTGGTGATCGAGAACGTCTACCAGAAGCTGGAGTTCTTCCCGCGTACGTCGCCGGAGAAGCTGGTGGTGGAGAACTCCATCATGGGCGGGATGGGCACCTTCAACGAGACGTTCCGCAACCGGATCAACGCGTTCGTCTCGCAGGTCTCCGCGGGCGGTCCGCTGGACGCCTCCGGCGAGGACGGCCTGGCCGCGCAGGAGGTCATCGAGGCGGCGATCCGTTCGTTCGAGAACGGCACCATCGAGGAGGTGGCCGGATGA
- a CDS encoding sugar phosphate isomerase/epimerase family protein: MKLGCNTVLFAGFDVQEALDQIAFAGYEYVELAAIKGMCEHLSVDQGTRGAEEVGKRVEAAGLTATAVEAATTDPERLARVCELAAAIGIDIVNVGSGGKSGNEESTKEAIANVVRLADVARDHGCRLAVKPHVGQAIFDAATALRLTAEVDHPALGLNFDPSHLYRADEDPDDVARQWGPRIITSHFRDCASRERQVGPPPTQVPGRGTVDIPAALRALKDVGYAGPLNLEVIGAASYTLPQATSIAAETRGYLNRCLQELG, encoded by the coding sequence GTGAAGCTCGGATGCAACACGGTGCTGTTCGCCGGATTCGACGTGCAGGAGGCGCTCGACCAGATCGCCTTCGCCGGTTACGAGTACGTCGAGCTCGCCGCGATCAAGGGCATGTGCGAGCACCTCTCCGTCGACCAGGGCACCCGCGGCGCGGAGGAGGTCGGCAAGCGGGTCGAGGCGGCCGGGCTCACCGCGACCGCCGTCGAGGCCGCCACCACCGACCCCGAACGCCTGGCCCGGGTCTGTGAGCTCGCGGCCGCGATCGGCATCGACATCGTCAACGTCGGATCGGGCGGGAAGTCCGGGAACGAGGAGTCCACCAAGGAGGCGATCGCGAACGTCGTCCGGCTGGCCGACGTCGCCCGCGACCACGGCTGCCGGCTCGCGGTGAAGCCGCACGTCGGGCAGGCCATCTTCGACGCGGCGACCGCGTTGCGGCTGACCGCGGAGGTGGATCACCCGGCTCTCGGGCTGAACTTCGACCCGAGCCACCTCTACCGTGCCGACGAGGACCCCGACGACGTGGCCCGCCAGTGGGGTCCGCGGATCATCACCAGCCACTTCCGCGACTGCGCGTCCCGCGAACGCCAGGTCGGCCCGCCGCCCACCCAGGTGCCCGGCCGCGGAACCGTCGACATCCCGGCGGCGCTGCGTGCGCTGAAGGACGTGGGGTACGCCGGACCGCTCAACCTCGAGGTGATCGGCGCCGCGTCGTACACCCTGCCGCAGGCCACCTCGATCGCGGCCGAGACCCGCGGCTACCTCAACCGCTGCCTGCAGGAACTCGGCTGA
- a CDS encoding phytanoyl-CoA dioxygenase family protein yields MTTPPTAARTADFLDSSALLGDPAALRARADEHGYLFFRGLLPVDDVLDLRLRFLEIVRRYGWLVDGTPVSDGIADVAAFDRVPREETAFCGVGITRDAYADIQRVREFHELAHHPRLLAVYRDLFGADVLPHPRNIARVVIPGGGTRPTPPHQDFIHIQGTPRVWTAWFPLGDCPRELGGLSVLSGSHREGLMSYREAEGAGGLEAYLCDLDLPWSQGDFAAGDVLTFSSHTVHRALPHAAGDRVRLSCDFRYQPAAEPLHEGSLRVHCDVLGWDEVYADWPEPQTPRDDVRWYWRDLDLRRSEWDESIRWQKDRIC; encoded by the coding sequence ATGACGACACCGCCCACGGCAGCACGCACCGCGGACTTCCTCGACTCCTCCGCACTCCTCGGCGACCCCGCCGCGCTGCGGGCCCGCGCGGACGAGCACGGCTATCTGTTCTTCCGCGGACTGCTGCCGGTCGACGACGTGCTCGACCTTCGCCTGCGGTTCCTGGAGATTGTCCGCCGGTACGGCTGGCTGGTCGACGGAACGCCGGTCTCGGACGGCATCGCCGACGTCGCGGCGTTCGACCGGGTGCCCCGCGAGGAGACGGCGTTCTGCGGGGTGGGCATCACGAGGGACGCCTACGCCGACATCCAGCGGGTACGCGAGTTCCACGAGCTCGCCCACCATCCCCGGCTGCTCGCGGTCTACCGGGACCTGTTCGGTGCGGACGTACTCCCCCATCCGCGCAACATCGCCCGGGTCGTGATCCCGGGTGGCGGCACCCGGCCGACGCCACCGCACCAGGACTTCATCCACATCCAGGGAACGCCGCGGGTGTGGACGGCGTGGTTCCCGCTCGGCGACTGCCCGCGCGAGCTCGGCGGCCTGTCCGTGCTTTCCGGTTCGCACCGCGAAGGCCTGATGTCCTACCGCGAGGCCGAGGGCGCCGGCGGGCTGGAGGCGTACCTGTGCGACCTCGACCTGCCGTGGTCGCAGGGCGACTTCGCGGCCGGCGACGTACTCACCTTCTCCAGCCACACCGTCCACCGGGCGCTGCCGCACGCGGCCGGCGACCGGGTGCGGCTGTCCTGCGACTTCCGCTACCAGCCGGCCGCGGAACCGCTGCACGAGGGATCGCTGAGGGTGCACTGCGACGTGCTCGGCTGGGACGAGGTGTACGCCGACTGGCCCGAGCCACAGACGCCGCGCGACGACGTGCGGTGGTACTGGCGGGACCTGGACCTGCGGCGCAGCGAGTGGGACGAGTCGATCCGCTGGCAGAAGGACCGGATCTGCTGA
- a CDS encoding helix-turn-helix domain-containing protein, translated as MTGPLPDVAPRAASGTTVVAEPVRASRPLVPAPLTPVTPPAFPALLLANAVQFGPGERFGFPRVESRMVTWCRAGRGEARVNGVRFSLAPGVLLVLPWGHRIHYTAAEVDPFLLVGVHLVPRHEEGFPLEPTVPHDANHRHAGCPWRRDGEPDLGTQVVATTADAAPGLAQLSAYAVEVWRRGTPSQASIRALGTMMVDELTGLACQLAARTGDQAYAGPVGFAGPGGFGGRGGFGGRGGSDTCVVPDELRRVLAYVEHHLADRLTVAGLAEVAGCSGATLSRRFDTYLRRSPMGWVLDQRIEHARGLLRTTPLTVAQVARRCGFADANYFSRIFRDRTGRPPTAWRRRERLL; from the coding sequence ATGACAGGTCCGTTGCCGGACGTGGCGCCGCGCGCCGCCTCGGGAACCACCGTGGTGGCCGAACCGGTACGGGCATCGAGGCCTCTCGTTCCGGCACCGCTCACCCCGGTGACCCCGCCCGCGTTCCCGGCACTGCTGCTGGCCAACGCCGTGCAGTTCGGCCCGGGTGAACGTTTCGGCTTTCCCCGCGTGGAGTCGCGGATGGTGACCTGGTGCCGGGCCGGCCGGGGCGAGGCGCGGGTCAATGGGGTGCGCTTCTCGCTGGCGCCGGGCGTGCTGCTCGTCCTGCCGTGGGGGCACCGGATCCACTACACGGCGGCGGAGGTCGACCCGTTCCTGCTGGTCGGCGTGCACCTCGTGCCGCGGCACGAGGAGGGGTTCCCGCTGGAGCCGACGGTCCCGCACGACGCGAACCACCGGCACGCCGGCTGTCCGTGGCGGCGGGACGGCGAACCGGACCTGGGTACGCAGGTGGTGGCCACGACCGCCGACGCCGCGCCGGGACTGGCCCAGCTGAGCGCGTACGCGGTGGAGGTGTGGCGGCGGGGTACGCCGTCGCAGGCGTCGATCCGGGCGCTCGGCACGATGATGGTCGACGAGCTCACCGGGCTGGCGTGTCAGCTCGCCGCGCGCACCGGCGACCAGGCGTACGCGGGGCCGGTCGGGTTCGCGGGGCCGGGCGGGTTCGGGGGTAGAGGCGGGTTCGGGGGGAGAGGCGGGTCCGACACCTGCGTGGTCCCGGACGAGCTGCGCCGCGTACTGGCGTACGTCGAACACCACCTGGCCGACCGGCTCACGGTGGCCGGGCTGGCCGAGGTCGCCGGGTGCAGCGGGGCGACGCTGAGCCGGCGGTTCGACACCTATCTGCGGCGGTCGCCGATGGGGTGGGTGCTGGACCAGCGGATCGAGCACGCCCGGGGGCTGTTGCGCACCACACCGTTGACGGTGGCCCAGGTCGCCCGCCGGTGCGGGTTCGCCGACGCGAACTACTTCTCCCGGATCTTCCGCGACCGCACCGGCCGGCCGCCCACCGCGTGGCGCCGCCGCGAACGCCTGCTCTGA
- the glmU gene encoding bifunctional UDP-N-acetylglucosamine diphosphorylase/glucosamine-1-phosphate N-acetyltransferase GlmU, whose product MIASVKPAAVIVLAAGEGKRMKSRTPKMLHQLGGRSLLAHAAGAGRSLEPEHLVVVVGHAREQVAAHLQTLDPSAQPVVQAEQRGTGHAVRTALEALPPLRGTVVVTNGDVPLLRPETLRALLATHEEQGSAATVLTAQVADPTGYGRIVRGPDGAVRSIVEHRDATPAQQAIAEINSGMFAFDAARLADALGRLDADNSQGEEYLTDVLAILAGDGHRVGAFVASDETEILGVNDRVQLSQLGRVLNDRILTEWMRAGVTVLDPATTWVEETVRLEPDVTLHPQTQLRGATSVASGAEVGPDTTLTDVTVGPDATVVRTHGERAVIGAGATVGPYAYLRPGTNLGESGKIGTFVETKNAEIGPGAKVPHLTYVGDATIGEGTNIGAGTIFANYDGVHKHHTDVGRHSFVGSDSVLVAPRQIGDGAYVAAGSTVVKDVGPGELAVARGQQRNIGGWVARKRAGTRTAEAAEAAQAAGNTAGNTASDTPSGREATGETRAPHTNGTRDTGDVDDAPRRSEQ is encoded by the coding sequence GTGATCGCGTCTGTGAAGCCGGCCGCCGTCATCGTGCTCGCCGCCGGCGAGGGCAAGCGGATGAAGTCCCGGACCCCCAAGATGCTCCACCAGCTCGGTGGCCGCAGTCTGCTCGCCCACGCGGCGGGGGCCGGCCGCTCGCTGGAGCCCGAGCACCTCGTCGTGGTCGTCGGACACGCCCGCGAACAGGTCGCCGCCCACCTGCAGACCCTCGACCCGAGCGCGCAGCCGGTCGTCCAGGCCGAACAACGCGGCACCGGACACGCCGTCCGCACCGCCCTGGAGGCCCTGCCCCCGCTGCGCGGCACGGTGGTGGTGACCAACGGCGACGTCCCGTTGCTGCGGCCGGAGACGTTGCGCGCCCTGCTCGCCACCCACGAGGAGCAGGGGTCCGCCGCGACCGTGCTGACCGCGCAGGTCGCCGACCCCACCGGGTACGGCCGGATCGTGCGCGGACCGGACGGCGCGGTGCGGAGCATCGTCGAGCACCGCGACGCCACCCCGGCCCAGCAGGCGATCGCCGAGATCAACTCCGGGATGTTCGCCTTCGACGCCGCCCGGCTGGCCGACGCGCTCGGCCGGCTCGACGCCGACAACAGCCAGGGTGAGGAATACCTCACCGACGTCCTCGCGATCCTGGCCGGCGACGGGCACCGGGTGGGCGCGTTCGTCGCCTCGGACGAGACGGAGATCCTCGGCGTCAACGACCGGGTGCAGCTCTCCCAGCTCGGCCGGGTGCTCAACGACCGGATCCTCACCGAGTGGATGCGGGCCGGCGTCACGGTCCTCGACCCCGCCACCACCTGGGTGGAGGAGACCGTACGCCTCGAACCCGACGTCACGCTGCACCCGCAGACCCAGCTCCGGGGCGCGACGAGCGTCGCGTCCGGCGCCGAGGTCGGCCCCGACACCACGCTGACCGACGTCACCGTCGGCCCGGACGCCACGGTGGTCCGCACCCACGGCGAGCGGGCGGTGATCGGCGCCGGCGCCACCGTCGGCCCGTACGCCTATCTGCGGCCCGGCACCAACCTGGGCGAATCCGGCAAGATCGGGACCTTCGTGGAGACGAAGAACGCCGAGATCGGCCCCGGCGCCAAGGTCCCGCACCTCACCTATGTCGGCGACGCCACCATCGGCGAGGGCACCAACATCGGCGCCGGGACGATCTTCGCCAACTACGACGGGGTGCACAAACACCACACCGACGTCGGCCGGCACTCCTTCGTGGGCAGCGACTCCGTACTGGTCGCGCCCCGGCAGATCGGCGACGGGGCCTACGTCGCCGCCGGTTCCACGGTGGTCAAGGACGTCGGGCCGGGCGAGCTGGCGGTGGCCCGCGGCCAGCAGCGCAACATCGGCGGCTGGGTCGCCCGCAAGCGCGCCGGCACCCGGACGGCCGAGGCCGCGGAGGCCGCGCAGGCGGCCGGGAACACGGCGGGGAACACCGCCTCGGATACACCGTCCGGACGGGAGGCGACGGGGGAGACCCGTGCACCGCACACGAACGGGACGAGAGACACTGGCGACGTCGATGACGCGCCACGAAGGAGTGAGCAGTGA
- a CDS encoding ribose-phosphate diphosphokinase produces the protein MTGMKLTTQKNLMLFSGRAHPGLADEVAEILEVDLVPTTSYNFANGETYVRFEESVRGCDAFVIQSHPAPINEWIMEQLIMVDALKRASAKRITVVTPFFGYARQDKKHRGREPISARLMADLLSTAGADRLMAVDLHTAQTQGFFDGPVDHLFALPVLASYIETRVDTSRVTVVAPDSGRVRVAEQWADRLGGCPLAFIHKTRDVNVPNSVVANRVVGEVEGRTAVVVDDMIDTGGTVVKAAEALVDAGASDVIVAATHGVLSDPAVDRLKNSRIREVVVTNTLPIPQEHRFDTLTVLSIAPMIARAIREVFEDGSVTSLFNGAS, from the coding sequence GTGACCGGGATGAAACTCACCACCCAGAAGAACCTCATGCTCTTCTCGGGTCGGGCTCATCCCGGACTGGCAGACGAGGTGGCCGAGATTCTCGAGGTCGACCTGGTGCCGACCACCTCCTACAACTTCGCGAACGGCGAGACCTACGTCCGCTTCGAGGAGTCGGTGCGCGGCTGCGACGCCTTCGTGATCCAGAGCCACCCGGCGCCGATCAACGAGTGGATCATGGAACAGCTGATCATGGTCGACGCGCTGAAGCGGGCCTCCGCCAAGCGGATCACCGTGGTGACGCCGTTCTTCGGGTACGCCCGGCAGGACAAGAAGCACCGCGGCCGGGAGCCGATCTCGGCCCGGCTGATGGCCGACCTGCTCAGCACCGCCGGCGCCGACCGGCTGATGGCGGTCGACCTGCACACCGCCCAGACGCAGGGCTTCTTCGACGGACCGGTCGACCACCTGTTCGCCCTGCCGGTGCTGGCGAGCTACATCGAGACCCGGGTGGACACCTCCCGGGTCACCGTCGTGGCGCCCGACTCCGGCCGGGTGCGCGTCGCCGAGCAGTGGGCCGACCGGCTCGGCGGCTGCCCGCTGGCGTTCATCCACAAGACCCGCGACGTCAACGTCCCCAACTCGGTGGTGGCCAACCGCGTGGTCGGTGAGGTCGAGGGCCGTACGGCAGTGGTGGTCGACGACATGATCGACACCGGCGGCACCGTGGTGAAGGCGGCCGAGGCCCTGGTCGACGCGGGCGCCTCCGACGTGATCGTGGCCGCGACGCACGGCGTGCTGTCCGACCCCGCCGTGGACCGGCTGAAGAACTCCCGCATCCGCGAGGTCGTGGTCACCAACACGCTGCCGATCCCGCAGGAGCACCGCTTCGACACGCTGACGGTGCTGTCCATCGCCCCGATGATCGCCCGTGCGATCCGCGAGGTGTTCGAGGACGGCTCGGTGACCAGCCTGTTCAACGGCGCAAGCTGA